From the genome of Alicyclobacillus sp. SO9:
AATCTACGCTTGCAATGTAGTGCGCCAAAAGCCGGCTTGATTCAACAATGTCTTCGTACGATCCCGTTTCTACAGACGTATGCATGTAACGAATCGGAATACCAAGCAGGCCGGTCGCGACACCGTCCCTGGTGATTTGAATCTTGTTTGCATCGGTCCCCGTCGGACCTTGGGACAGTTCAATTTGGTAGCGTATACCATGTTCCTTGGCTGTCTCGGTCAGTCTTTGAAATACCTTTTTGTGAATGTTCGGCCCCATTGTTATTGCTGGACCCTGTCCAATCTTGAAACTTTCATCCGCGTCTTGACCAGGCATATCTGCAAATGTGACATCCACTGCGATGCCAATGTCCGGGTTAATTGCATAAGCTGCTGTCTGAGCGCCGCGCATGTGTACTTCCTCTTGAACGGTGGCTACAGCATAAACGTCAGCAGTGTGTCGCATTTGCTTCAGTTGTCGAAGACACTCCAGCAAAATCGCAACACTTGTTCGATTGTCAAGTGATTTCCCGCTGATACGATGATTGAGAAGGTCCATCGGCTCCCGGTACACAGTAATTCTGTCGCCA
Proteins encoded in this window:
- a CDS encoding M42 family metallopeptidase; protein product: MSLGKHQADLKTLISSHGGPGFEQGVGASVEEMFRRYTNNVSKDAMGNLTAVVTGTGEGPRPRIMLAAHMDEIALVVSKIDKGGFLRVVQTGGFDPRTLVGQEVVVHGRMTLHGIIGSKPPHLTSPEERKKAAPLEDLYIDTAMPEDRVRDQVRVGDRITVYREPMDLLNHRISGKSLDNRTSVAILLECLRQLKQMRHTADVYAVATVQEEVHMRGAQTAAYAINPDIGIAVDVTFADMPGQDADESFKIGQGPAITMGPNIHKKVFQRLTETAKEHGIRYQIELSQGPTGTDANKIQITRDGVATGLLGIPIRYMHTSVETGSYEDIVESSRLLAHYIASVDSEYVEGLSCY